The DNA sequence GCGCGGGTTTACGACGATGTTCGTATGGCTGCAAAATGTGACCCTGATTCAATCTACATTGATGGCATGGAAGGCGGCACGGGTGCTGGCCCACACTTGGCAACGGAAGAAACCGGTGTTCCAGGTATGGCCGCGATCCGTCAGGCCCGTCGTGCGATCGACGATATTGGTAAGCGTGGCGAGATCACTCTCGTTTATGCTGGCGGTATCCGTAACGGTGGTGATGTTGCAAAAGCGATTGCCCTTGGTGCAGACGCCATTGCGATTGGTCACTCAGCCATGATGGCGCTAAACTGTAACAAGGACATTCCTGAAGCAGATTATCCGTCAGAAATGGGCGTCCGTCCTGGTCAGTGTTACCACTGCCACACAGGCCGTTGTCCAGTAGGTGTTGCGACACAGGATCCAGAGCTTCGTAAGCGTTTGGACCCAGATGAAGCAGCAGAGCGCGTCTATAACTTCCTTCACACATTGACGATGGAAGCACAGATGATGGCGCGTGCCTGTGGCAAGACCAATATCCATTCACTGGAGCCAGAAGATCTAGGAGCGCTTACAATGGAAGCCTCTGCAATCGCTCAGGTTCCTCTCGCTGGTACTGAATACACCGTTGGTGTTGACGACTACCACCACATTTAAGCCCCGCTCGCTCAGCCGGACATCGTTCGGCTGTGGCGACAGGCACAAGGAGAGAATAAATGGCTGGAACAAGCTATAAAGGCGCTGAAATTGAAGACGTCGATCACTTCCTCAAAGGTGGTGGTATCGACAGCGAGCGCGAACAAATCATCGGTCAGCACATTGGTTACCGTTATGACGTGAACCTATTGCCAGACTATGATCGTCTGACCCCTTTCTTGAAGGGTTATATCGAATTCATGGGCTGGGAAGACCTCAACTGGCTTGAGGATGTTCACATGGGTTATGATGACGGTAAAGCAGCCGTTTTTGATCGTAACATCAACGGTTGGGTCGCAATTCCAGAAAGCATGGATTT is a window from the Hyphomicrobiales bacterium genome containing:
- a CDS encoding FMN-binding glutamate synthase family protein, translating into IPDERRYSSKWFYQCIQSRYGFNPHHLQLADGCEFFIGQGCKVGLGGHLMGQKVTDQVAEMRSLPAGIDQRSPARHPDWLGPDDLALKIQEIREATDWQIPIQLKLGAARVYDDVRMAAKCDPDSIYIDGMEGGTGAGPHLATEETGVPGMAAIRQARRAIDDIGKRGEITLVYAGGIRNGGDVAKAIALGADAIAIGHSAMMALNCNKDIPEADYPSEMGVRPGQCYHCHTGRCPVGVATQDPELRKRLDPDEAAERVYNFLHTLTMEAQMMARACGKTNIHSLEPEDLGALTMEASAIAQVPLAGTEYTVGVDDYHHI